Proteins found in one Oncorhynchus mykiss isolate Arlee chromosome 17, USDA_OmykA_1.1, whole genome shotgun sequence genomic segment:
- the LOC110493847 gene encoding RNA-binding protein 12, whose amino-acid sequence MAVVIRMQGLPIVAGTMDIRHFFSGLTIPDGGVHIVGGEHGEAFIVFATDEDARLGMMRNGGAIKGSKVSLLLSSKTEMQNMIELSRRRFKTGNVEGAAGNGRRPGPPVNTCGRGSLPNTLQGFSNTTPATVTTAASAHETISNKNVSTFATTGMGNMPPSFSNNFSSPNLTMGSSMRTAMSSRNSVPPPIHPLTTMPSLPPMPSIPPMPLPPPVSSVPPVPTVSPLTQGPPVLPMSLSHMGSMPPFNPGVPPPSGLAPNHMFVGHMNPLLNLQAHMKAAIGNSDKLYVHLQGLPFSATEMDIGEFFCGLLVDSIRLVRDNIGRSSGRALAKFFSPQDTFEALKRSSRMLRQRYVDISPATESQWMSVSSGGNGVGGQAHSKSSNVPQDQHHRSNMNSASPSTRDHARSRSPHNKEFCVYLKGLPYEAVNKQICEFFKKLDIMEDRIYIAYGPTGRATGEGFVQLKNEMDYKVALSCHMQYMGSRFIQVHPISKKAMFEKIDSIRQRMQGVDKKNNSESGKSPRNCAHISNIPYNVSKKDVRLFLEGIAVFEESLKVLVDSSGNGLGQAVVQFRVEEDALNAERLHRQKLNGRDAFVHLVTFEQMKEIERNPPPQVKRGQKFEGNSQGQAHGHAQAQNPIQAQAHPFASITGEEFNFLRNTVGNLGNGPFAQFTVPGNGIVGPPPLPPFSASLENVALSIPPPMVAGHLPGAVLAPPSFRPGSNNGPPGFGPEGMRDRPPFDNGSRKSGGHNNRGSGQGRLEVRPQSALGRGPGSDPLREQSPGGPGNPRGPTIVKIQNMPFTVTVDEILDFFYGYQVLPGSVCQQFSEKGLPTGEAMVAFESHEEASSAVMDLNDRPIGARKVKITLG is encoded by the coding sequence ATGGCTGTGGTCATCCGCATGCAGGGTCTCCCGATAGTGGCGGGGACCATGGACATACGCCATTTCTTCTCTGGATTGACCATCCCAGATGGTGGGGTGCATATTGTAGGGGGTGAACATGGTGAGGCTTTTATTGTTTTCGCCACAGATGAAGATGCCAGGCTTGGCATGATGCGTAACGGGGGAGCAATCAAAGGTTCAAAAGTGTCACTTTTGCTGAGCAGCAAGACCGAGATGCAGAATATGATTGAGCTTAGCCGCAGGCGTTTTAAAACGGGCAATGTAGAGGGAGCAGCAGGAAATGGTAGAAGGCCAGGTCCCCCCGTCAACACATGTGGGAGGGGCAGTCTACCCAACACTTTACAAGGGTTCAGCAACACCACACCAGCCACCGTCACCACAGCTGCCTCTGCACATGAAACCATAAGCAACAAAAATGTGTCCACGTTTGCCACcactggcatgggaaacatgcccCCCAGTTTCAGCAACAACTTCAGCAGCCCAAATCTCACCATGGGATCCAGTATGAGAACAGCCATGTCCTCCCGCAACTCTGTACCACCACCTATTCACCCTTTGACAACCATGCCATCTTTGCCACCCATGCCTTCCATACCCCCCATGCCACTTCCACCACCAGTGTCCTCTGTGCCTCCTGTTCCCACTGTGTCACCTTTAACCCAAGGCCCCCCTGTCCTTCCCATGAGTCTGTCCCACATGGGCTCAATGCCACCATTCAACCCAGGTGTCCCACCCCCTAGTGGACTGGCCCCAAATCACATGTTTGTTGGCCATATGAACCCTCTGTTAAATCTCCAGGCACACATGAAGGCAGCAATAGGTAATTCAGACAAGTTATATGTTCACCTTCAAGGCCTGCCCTTCTCAGCTACTGAAATGGATATTGGGGAGTTTTTCTGTGGGTTACTGGTGGACTCCATCCGACTGGTCAGGGACAACATTGGCCGGAGTAGCGGCAGGGCCCTGGCCAAGTTCTTTTCCCCTCAGGACACTTTTGAGGCGCTCAAAAGAAGCAGCAGAATGTTAAGGCAGAGGTACGTGGACATCTCTCCGGCCACAGAGAGCCAGTGGATGAGTGTCAGCAGTGGTGGCAACGGGGTTGGAGGGCAAGCCCATTCAAAATCCAGTAATGTGCCCCAAGACCAGCACCACCGCAGCAACATGAATTCAGCATCTCCTTCAACCAGAGATCATGCAAGGTCTCGCTCCCCTCACAACAAGGAGTTCTGTGTCTACCTAAAAGGCCTGCCCTACGAAGCAGTAAATAAACAGATCTGTGAGTTCTTCAAAAAGCTGGACATTATGGAAGACCGCATTTACATTGCTTATGGACCCACTGGCCGAGCTACAGGTGAGGGCTTTGTCCAGTTGAAAAATGAAATGGATTACAAGGTTGCCCTCAGCTGTCACATGCAGTATATGGGAAGCCGATTCATACAAGTTCACCCCATCAGTAAGAAAGCTATGTTTGAAAAGATTGATTCCATTCGTCAAAGGATGCAGGGTGTTGATAAGAAAAACAACTCTGAGTCCGGCAAGAGCCCTAGAAACTGTGCACACATCTCAAATATTCCATATAATGTGTCAAAGAAAGATGTCCGTCTGTTTCTGGAAGGCATTGCAGTATTTGAAGAAAGTCTTAAAGTTCTGGTTGACAGCAGTGGTAACGGTCTAGGTCAGGCTGTTGTGCAgttcagggtagaggaggatgcGCTAAATGCTGAGAGACTACACAGGCAGAAGTTAAATGGTAGAGATGCCTTTGTGCATTTGGTCACCTTTGAGCAGATGAAGGAAATCGAGAGAAACCCACCACCACAGGTTAAGAGAGGCCAGAAATTTGAAGGGAACTCTCAAGGCCAGGCACACGGCCATGCTCAGGCACAGAATCCTATTCAAGCCCAAGCTCACCCCTTTGCCAGTATAACAGGAGAAGAGTTCAACTTCCTCAGAAACACTGTTGGCAATTTAGGCAATGGTCCTTTTGCTCAATTTACTGTCCCAGGTAATGGAATAGTgggccctcctcctctacccccattTTCAGCAAGTCTAGAGAATGTAGCCCTTAGCATTCCCCCACCCATGGTTGCTGGTCACTTGCCTGGAGCAGTTCTGGCACCCCCAAGCTTCCGACCAGGTAGCAACAATGGCCCACCTGGCTTTGGACCAGAGGGCATGAGGGACAGGCCACCTTTTGACAACGGCTCTAGAAAGAGCGGAGGCCATAACAACCGAGGAAGTGGCCAAGGGCGTTTAGAAGTGCGCCCTCAGTCTGCCTTGGGCCGTGGCCCTGGCTCTGACCCTCTGAGAGAGCAGTCACCCGGAGGCCCTGGTAACCCTCGTGGACCAACCATTGTAAAGATCCAAAACATGCCTTTCACCGTAACAGTCGATGAGATCCTAGATTTCTTTTATGGGTATCAAGTGCTGCCTGGTTCAGTCTGTCAACAGTTCAGTGAAAAGGGCCTGCCCACTGGTGAGGCAATGGTTGCCTTTGAGTCACACGAGGAGGCATCATCTGCTGTCATGGATTTAAATGATAGGCCTATTGGGGCTAGGAAAGTGAAGATAACTCTAGGATAA